One window from the genome of Pseudanabaena yagii GIHE-NHR1 encodes:
- the rpsT gene encoding 30S ribosomal protein S20, protein MANIKSAKKRIQIAERNRLHNRSYKSAVKTLIKSYLEAVDTYKANPTPEALEAVNAKQSLAYSKIDRAVKRGVLHGNTGARRKAKLAVAYNKATAAK, encoded by the coding sequence GTGGCAAATATCAAGTCCGCAAAAAAGCGCATTCAGATCGCTGAGCGCAACCGTCTGCATAATAGATCATATAAGTCAGCCGTCAAGACCCTAATTAAAAGCTATTTAGAAGCGGTCGATACCTATAAGGCAAATCCTACGCCTGAGGCTTTAGAAGCAGTGAACGCAAAACAGTCTCTTGCCTATAGCAAAATAGATCGCGCTGTCAAGCGTGGCGTGTTACATGGCAACACAGGTGCACGTCGTAAAGCAAAACTCGCAGTTGCTTACAATAAAGCTACTGCTGCCAAGTAA
- a CDS encoding NupC/NupG family nucleoside CNT transporter, with amino-acid sequence MTYLNFVSFFGIFGLCFVAWIFSEDRRVIPWRVIIWGIGLQLVLGFFVFQLPATRDLLQRFSDLLNALFDSADTGARFVFGRLFVPPTGQEPYALLPVKPDGTCAPGQVLLDDLTSAANAAAKYCTTNRLSYVFAFRALPAVIFFSGFMALLENLGVIQIIVNVFAKIFFWTMRLSGAEALSGSANIFVGIEAAIVVKPYLPKMTRSELCAILACCFGTAASSTLAIYTSFLKPVFPNILGHLVSASIIAIPACFVLSKILVPETEVPLTMGGIPKEDKSAKPKDDGELENAGGETMKRMSPMDATIIGALDGLKMAASIAAILILIVGLVDLINQIFASLATVSDIFKVINLPNIQGALFYPLTLLTGVSLDDSWTASVIIGRRLLETAIPPYQALAQASKDGLISDRTVIIVSYALSGFAHLASVGIFVGGTIALIPSRRRDISDLGWKALFVGTLATMMIACIAGVFDDGSPSILGEKKKADPSQAKPAATVAPSANPSTSPSTPPSPSPNSPSSANPSASPTFSPKASPSLR; translated from the coding sequence ATGACCTATCTGAATTTTGTTTCTTTTTTCGGCATTTTTGGCTTGTGCTTTGTGGCTTGGATCTTTTCTGAGGATCGGCGGGTCATTCCTTGGCGCGTCATTATCTGGGGCATCGGCTTACAATTAGTTCTAGGATTTTTTGTGTTTCAGCTACCTGCAACTAGAGATCTGTTGCAGAGATTTAGCGATTTGCTGAATGCTTTATTTGACTCGGCGGATACTGGGGCAAGATTTGTGTTTGGGCGCTTATTCGTACCACCGACAGGACAGGAGCCATATGCACTGCTGCCTGTGAAGCCTGATGGTACTTGCGCCCCTGGGCAGGTTTTGCTTGATGATCTCACTAGTGCAGCCAATGCGGCGGCGAAGTACTGTACGACAAATCGTTTGTCCTATGTATTTGCATTTCGGGCATTGCCTGCGGTGATTTTTTTCTCAGGTTTTATGGCGTTGCTAGAAAATCTTGGAGTTATCCAAATCATTGTGAATGTATTTGCCAAGATATTTTTCTGGACGATGCGTTTGAGTGGAGCAGAAGCTCTAAGCGGCTCGGCAAATATTTTTGTTGGTATTGAAGCAGCGATCGTGGTTAAGCCTTACTTACCCAAAATGACTCGCAGTGAGTTATGTGCCATTTTGGCTTGTTGTTTTGGGACAGCGGCTTCTTCGACCTTGGCAATTTATACGAGTTTTTTAAAGCCAGTTTTCCCCAATATTCTGGGACACTTAGTTTCAGCCTCGATTATTGCGATCCCCGCCTGTTTTGTACTATCGAAAATCCTTGTTCCAGAAACAGAAGTCCCCTTAACTATGGGTGGGATTCCTAAGGAAGATAAGTCAGCGAAGCCTAAAGATGATGGCGAGCTAGAAAATGCTGGTGGCGAGACGATGAAGCGAATGAGTCCGATGGATGCCACGATTATTGGCGCATTGGATGGTTTGAAGATGGCAGCATCGATCGCTGCAATTTTGATTTTGATCGTTGGCTTAGTGGATCTGATCAATCAAATTTTTGCTTCACTGGCTACTGTCAGCGATATTTTCAAAGTGATTAATCTGCCCAATATCCAAGGCGCTTTGTTTTATCCTTTGACTTTGCTTACTGGAGTATCACTAGATGACTCTTGGACTGCTTCGGTAATTATTGGTCGGCGTTTGTTAGAGACAGCGATTCCACCCTATCAAGCCTTGGCTCAAGCATCGAAAGATGGACTGATTAGCGATCGCACTGTGATTATTGTCAGCTATGCCTTATCGGGATTCGCTCACCTTGCGTCAGTTGGTATTTTCGTAGGTGGCACGATCGCCTTGATCCCATCGCGTCGGCGTGATATTTCTGATTTGGGCTGGAAGGCTCTATTTGTAGGCACATTGGCAACGATGATGATTGCTTGTATTGCAGGGGTGTTTGACGATGGCAGTCCTAGTATTTTGGGAGAGAAGAAAAAAGCTGATCCATCACAGGCTAAACCTGCGGCGACAGTTGCTCCTAGTGCTAACCCGTCAACTTCACCTAGCACCCCTCCTAGTCCATCTCCTAATTCTCC
- a CDS encoding DUF7219 family protein — MSNIDKDRFLNPIPSYRGEFSPENLAFNANLQEFTNRVSIICALETGGKISPNEAYKQIKDLWTELDQSKQNLLADD; from the coding sequence ATGTCTAATATTGACAAAGATCGGTTTTTAAACCCTATCCCAAGTTATAGGGGCGAGTTTTCTCCAGAGAATTTAGCTTTTAATGCTAACTTGCAAGAATTTACGAATCGCGTGTCGATCATATGTGCCTTAGAAACTGGTGGTAAGATCTCACCCAATGAAGCTTATAAACAGATCAAGGATCTGTGGACAGAATTGGATCAATCCAAACAAAACCTTTTGGCTGATGACTAA